In Pelmatolapia mariae isolate MD_Pm_ZW linkage group LG13, Pm_UMD_F_2, whole genome shotgun sequence, a genomic segment contains:
- the vstm4a gene encoding V-set and transmembrane domain-containing protein 4a: protein MYFSVVILVLTKALVTEVCHALNVTVTPGPVVLVTENDNLTLSCLVSQRKRTTSVLILHWFFSPLTAPTPVPPASLPPNSPSVLDHPQFLIVKMGIRKRKLYGNYTYRFPQPKFHLYEKTEGEVYQLRILSVTGSDQGFYSCKVQEIRKHRDIWRITSNGTSTTQMTVHFTPEDGRSEGLWLLFADVYLCAVLICSLGLLSIFLFTLVLICQYFYRRHRLKSSYPLVKCPESSSGETVTSSSSCSSSSPSAQRKDMRQKTDRTQAVAPPKLPEEPPLHIPAKVPVAAKRPRKPRRLKTQPRRSATPRISQEESLTYAELELVRPRQEPPVPSTPDPTPSSPDTVYAQILFQEKYL, encoded by the exons ATGTACTTCTCTGTAGTGATCCTTGTCCTGACTAAGGCTCTGGTCACAG AGGTATGCCATGCTCTTAATGTGACAGTGACCCCTGGGCCTGTCGTCTTGGTAACAGAGAACGACAACCTGACACTGTCCTGTCTGGTATCTCAAAGGAAGAGGACCACCAGTGTCCTGATTCTTCACTGGTTCTTCTCTCCTCTAACCGCTCCTACTCCTGTGCCTCCTGCTTCCCTTCCACCCAACTCTCCTTCCGTACTCGACCACCCGCAGTTTCTGATTGTAAAGATGGGCATAAGGAAAAGGAAGCTGTATGGGAACTACACCTACCGTTTCCCACAACCAAAGTTTCATCTGTATGAGAAAACGGAGGGAGAGGTGTACCAGTTGCGGATTCTCAGCGTGACTGGGTCGGACCAGGGTTTTTACAGCTGTAAAGTTCAGGAGATCcgcaaacacagagacatatgGAGAATCACTTCCAATGGTACCAGCACCACACAGATGACAG TGCACTTTACACCCGAGGATGGCAGAAGTGAAGGATTGTGGCTTTTGTTTGCAG ATGTGTATCTGTGTGCTGTGCTGATCTGCTCACTGGGCCTGCTGTCCATCTTCCTATTCACTCTCGTCCTAATCTGCCAGTACTTCTACAGAAGACACAGGCTCAAAT CCAGTTACCCTCTGGTCAAATGTCCAGAAAGCAG CTCAGGAGAGACTGTAACAAGCTCTAGTAGTTGCTCCAGTTCCTCCCCAAGTGCACAAAGGAAAGACATGAGACAGAAAACCGACCGAACACAAGCAGTAGCGCCACCTAAGCTACCTGAAGAGCCTCCACTGCACATACCAGCCAAAG TGCCCGTTGCTGCAAAGAGACCTCGAAAGCCCAGAAGGTTGAAGACTCAGCCAAGGAGATCTGCCACT CCTCGAATATCACAGGAAGAAAGCCTGACATATGCAGAGCTGGAGCTTGTCCGACCAAGACAGGAGCCCCCGGTCCCTTCCACCCCCGACCCCACACCCTCCAGCCCCGACACCGTCTATGCTCAGATCCTCTTCCAGGAGAAATACCTGTAA